A portion of the Blastochloris tepida genome contains these proteins:
- a CDS encoding chloramphenicol acetyltransferase, whose product MTRLSETPLVDPTATLNASRLGRYTSVGARTRLLETTLDDYSYIVDDGEVAYTTAGKFCSIAAMVRINPGNHPMTRAAQAHFTYRASYYFEGEADEDAFFAWRRSFPVTLGHDVWIGHGAVILPGRSVGTGAVVAAGAIVTKDVAPYTIVAGNPARPLRQRFPEAIAERLMRLAWWDWDHARLHAALPDFRALGVEAFLDKYETAA is encoded by the coding sequence ATGACACGCCTGTCCGAGACGCCCCTGGTCGATCCCACCGCCACGCTCAACGCGAGCCGGCTCGGCCGCTACACCTCCGTCGGCGCCCGCACCCGGCTGCTGGAGACCACGCTCGACGATTATTCCTACATCGTCGACGATGGCGAGGTGGCCTACACCACCGCCGGCAAGTTCTGCTCCATCGCCGCCATGGTGCGGATCAATCCGGGCAACCACCCGATGACGCGCGCGGCGCAGGCGCACTTCACCTATCGCGCCTCCTATTATTTCGAGGGCGAGGCGGACGAGGACGCGTTCTTCGCGTGGCGGCGCAGCTTCCCGGTGACGCTCGGCCACGATGTGTGGATCGGCCACGGCGCCGTCATCCTGCCCGGCCGCTCGGTCGGCACCGGCGCGGTGGTGGCGGCGGGCGCCATCGTCACCAAGGATGTCGCGCCCTACACCATCGTCGCCGGCAATCCGGCTCGCCCGCTGCGGCAGCGCTTTCCCGAGGCGATCGCCGAGCGGCTGATGCGGCTCGCATGGTGGGACTGGGACCACGCGCGGCTGCACGCCGCTTTGCCGGATTTCCGCGCGCTCGGCGTCGAGGCGTTTCTCGACAAGTACGAGACGGCGGCGTAG
- a CDS encoding DUF1045 domain-containing protein, translating into MAARYALYFAPLADRPLWEFGSAAIGWDAETATECPARPPAPALAPGWAEATAEPRRYGFHATLKAPFALAEGTRAEDLLAAAEAFAAGPRPVPQLRLTVRILAGFVALVPEGPSAALDSLAAACVRDFDRFRRPLTPAERARRAPERLSPRQVEYLDRWGYPFVFEEFRFHMTLTGRLPPDAAEAASAALQAAHRQACGDRLTAVSTLAVFVQPSPAERFRILAAWPLRAG; encoded by the coding sequence ATGGCTGCCCGCTACGCGCTCTATTTCGCCCCGCTCGCCGACCGCCCGCTGTGGGAGTTCGGCTCCGCCGCCATCGGCTGGGATGCCGAGACGGCGACCGAGTGCCCTGCCCGCCCGCCCGCCCCGGCGCTGGCGCCCGGCTGGGCGGAGGCCACCGCCGAGCCGCGGCGCTACGGCTTCCACGCCACGCTGAAGGCGCCGTTCGCGCTGGCCGAGGGCACGCGCGCCGAGGACCTGCTGGCCGCGGCCGAGGCGTTCGCGGCTGGCCCCCGCCCGGTGCCGCAGCTTCGCCTCACGGTGCGTATTCTCGCCGGCTTCGTGGCGCTGGTGCCGGAAGGTCCGAGCGCCGCGCTCGATTCGCTCGCCGCCGCCTGCGTGCGCGACTTCGACCGTTTCCGCCGGCCGCTCACGCCGGCCGAGCGCGCGCGCCGAGCGCCGGAGCGGCTGTCGCCGCGGCAGGTCGAATATCTCGACCGCTGGGGCTATCCGTTCGTGTTCGAGGAATTCCGCTTCCACATGACGCTGACCGGCCGGCTGCCGCCGGACGCGGCCGAGGCGGCGAGTGCGGCGCTTCAGGCCGCCCACCGGCAAGCCTGCGGCGACCGGCTCACCGCCGTCTCGACGCTGGCGGTGTTCGTCCAGCCGAGCCCGGCCGAGCGTTTCCGCATCCTCGCCGCGTGGCCGCTGCGGGCGGGGTGA
- the cutA gene encoding divalent-cation tolerance protein CutA, which yields MDQAALVYTTWPSVVEAEAAGAALVEAGLAACVNILPGVRSVYRWQGAVERATETVMIVKTRAARTEAVATVIKARHPYDTPAIMVVPVAGGEPGYLAWIASETAD from the coding sequence ATGGATCAGGCGGCACTCGTCTATACGACGTGGCCTTCGGTTGTCGAGGCGGAAGCGGCCGGCGCGGCGCTGGTCGAGGCCGGGCTTGCGGCCTGCGTCAACATTCTGCCGGGCGTGCGCTCGGTCTATCGCTGGCAGGGCGCGGTCGAGCGGGCGACCGAGACGGTGATGATCGTCAAGACCCGCGCCGCCCGCACCGAGGCGGTGGCCACCGTCATCAAGGCCCGCCACCCCTATGACACGCCGGCCATCATGGTGGTGCCGGTGGCGGGCGGCGAGCCGGGCTATCTCGCCTGGATCGCCTCCGAAACGGCGGATTGA
- a CDS encoding NAD kinase, with protein sequence MPQTPRRYDRIAFVASQASDAQAALSRFQKRYGTCNPDEADVVVALGGDGLMLQTLHRFMGKATPIYGMHCGSVGFLMNDFVEDDIHARLAAAEPTFIHPLVMTAHDIAGRVLTANAINEVSLLRQSYQAAKLRISVDGKVRLAELICDGIMVATPAGSTAYNLSAHGPILPLDSPLLALTPLSAFRPRRWRGAILPYRAEVGIEVLEADKRPVSAAADHVEVRSVLQVWVRMDLATSLTMLFDPGHSLDERILREQFGT encoded by the coding sequence ATGCCTCAGACACCTCGACGCTACGACAGGATTGCCTTTGTCGCGAGCCAGGCGTCCGACGCCCAGGCCGCCCTGTCGCGCTTTCAGAAGCGCTACGGCACCTGCAACCCGGACGAGGCCGACGTGGTGGTGGCGCTCGGCGGCGACGGGCTGATGCTGCAGACGCTGCACCGCTTCATGGGCAAGGCGACGCCGATCTATGGCATGCATTGCGGCTCGGTCGGCTTCCTGATGAACGATTTCGTCGAGGACGACATCCACGCCCGCCTCGCCGCCGCCGAGCCCACCTTCATCCACCCGCTGGTGATGACGGCGCACGACATCGCCGGCCGGGTGCTGACCGCCAACGCCATCAATGAGGTGTCGCTGCTGCGCCAGTCGTATCAGGCGGCCAAGCTGCGCATCTCGGTGGACGGCAAGGTTCGGCTCGCCGAGCTGATCTGCGACGGCATCATGGTCGCCACCCCGGCGGGATCGACCGCCTATAATCTGTCGGCGCACGGACCGATCCTGCCGCTCGACTCGCCGCTCCTGGCGCTGACGCCGCTGTCGGCGTTCCGGCCGCGCCGCTGGCGCGGCGCCATCCTGCCCTATCGCGCCGAGGTCGGCATCGAGGTGCTGGAGGCCGACAAGCGCCCGGTCAGCGCCGCGGCCGACCATGTGGAGGTGCGCAGCGTGCTGCAGGTGTGGGTGCGCATGGACCTCGCCACCTCGCTGACCATGCTGTTCGATCCCGGTCACAGCCTCGACGAGCGGATCCTGCGCGAGCAGTTCGGCACCTGA